The following coding sequences lie in one Trichoderma breve strain T069 chromosome 1, whole genome shotgun sequence genomic window:
- a CDS encoding alcohol dehydrogenase groES-like domain-containing protein: MTTFTVYTGAKDGHVKPNNATKPEQLTGDQVFLRITASGMCFTDVHYKNGENALGHEGVGVVEETGPNVTYLKKGDRVGWGYQTDNCGHCLDCLQGQDIFCKERVIYGDADAVNRGSFASHALVREAFLHPIPDDMSDEDAAPLQCAGATVFTALHDVDSNDTVGIMGVGGLGHIAIQFAAKLGCRVVVLSGSDSKKNDATKLGAHRFVAMNNGNVDQQLGDWKISRLLVTTSAQPSWDKILPMLSTRARIYPLSVSSDNLEIPYMPLIMSGITIHGSLVASRHIHRKMLEFAALHKIKPVIERFEMSEDGINKAFERLEAGKVQYRVVLLPTQQ; encoded by the exons ATGACTACCTTTACCGTCTACACTGGTGCCAAGGACGGACATGTCAAGCCCAACAATGCGACCAAGCCTGAGCAGCTCACTGGCGACCAGGTGTTTCTGCGAATTACTGCCTCAGGAATGTGCTTCACCGATGTGCACTAT AAAAATGGTGAGAACGCTTTGGGTCACGAAGGTGTCGGTGTTGTTGAGGAGACTGGCCCCAATGTTACCTATCTCAAGAAGGGTGACCGAGTAGGCTGGGGATACCAGACCGACAACTGTGGCCACTGTCTCGACTGTCTTCAGGGCCAGGATATCTTCTGCAAAGAGCGTGTTATCTACGGTGACGCAGACGCCGTGAACCGAGGCAGCTTTGCTTCTCACGCTCTCGTGCGAGAGGCCTTCCTCCACCCCATTCCCGATGATATGAGCGACGAGGATGCCGCTCCCCTTCAGTGCGCCGGTGCTACCGTCTTCACTGCTCTGCACGATGTCGACTCCAACGACACTGTCGGTATCATGGGTGttggtggccttggccaCATTGCCATCCAGTTTGCAGCCAAGCTTGGCTGCCGCGTTGTCGTCCTTTCCGGTTCCGATAGCAAGAAGAACGATGCTACCAAGCTCGGTGCGCACAGATTCGTCGCCATGAACAACGGCAACGTTGATCAGCAGCTCGGTGACTGGAAGATCTCACGCCTCTTGGTGACTACTTCCGCCCAGCCTTCCTGGGACAAGATCCTGCCTATGCTCTCCACTCGCGCCCGCATCTATCCtctttctgtctcttctGACAACCTGGAGATTCCTTACATGCCCCTCATCATGAGCGGCATCACCATTCACGGCTCCCTTGTCGCTTCTCGCCATATCCACCGCAAGATGTTGGAGTTTGCTGCTCTGCACAAGATTAAGCCTGTTATTGAGAGGTTCGAGATGTCGGAAGACGGTATTAACAAGGCATTTGAGCGCCTTGAGGCTGGTAAGGTGCAATACAGAGTTGTTTTGCTGCCCACCCAGCAGTAA
- a CDS encoding cys/Met metabolism PLP-dependent enzyme domain-containing protein, whose protein sequence is MDLNRIKQLSGDYKRENGLSLATRAVHADANVDNHSAVAPALHTSTTYRFADDPDELVPFKDLDPERALGSHAYARYASPNMVRFEAVLISILGGPALTYSSGLAAFHAILVLLNPRRFAIGEGYHGCHGIIKMVSRMTGLETLPLDCDASELQPGDIIHVETPLNTTGEAINLQHYADKAHKAGAFLTVDATFGPPPLQNPFDFGADIVLHSGTKYFGGHSDMLCGILAVNPKHDFLLKLHSDRVYLGSVAGNMESWLGMRSLRTLELRLQDSSAAVHRVVEQMPNGYGPVFSITLKDATLAKRLPSKLRLFQHATSLGGVESLIEWRAMTNTSIDQRLVRLSVGVEALEDLTWDLQQGLEALSKKTLPEK, encoded by the exons ATGGACTTGAACAGAATTAAACAGCTCTCTGGAGACTATAAGCGAGAGAATGGCTTGTCACTGGCTACCCGCGCGGTTCATGCGGATGCCAATGTCGACAATCACTCTGCAGTGGCTCCCGCGCTGCACACAAGCACAACATATCGCTTCGCAGATGATCCGGATGAACTTGTTCCGTTTAAAGATCTCGATCCTGAGAGGGCTCTCGGGTCTCATGCCTACGCTCGCTACGCGAGCCCCAACATGGTTCGCTTCGAGGCTGTGTTGATTTCCATATTGGGTGGACCAGCTCTCACTTATTCGTCTGGCTTGGCGGCTTTTCATGCAATTCTTGTCCTTTTGAATCCGCGTCGCTTTGCAATTGGGGAAGGATATCATGGTTGTCATGGTATCATCAAAATGGTCTCTCGAATGACCGGCTTGGAGACGTTACCGCTCGACTGTGATGCATCCGAGTTACAACCTGGCGATATAATTCATGTTGAGACACCACTTAATACGACTGGAGAGGCAATTAATCTACAACATTATGCGGACAAGGCACACAAGGCGGGGGCATTTTTGACTGTTGATGCTACTTTTGGGCCTCCGCCGCTCCAGAACCCATTTGACTTTGGCGCGGATATTGTTCTTCACAGTGGCACCAAGTATTTTGGAGGGCATTCTGATATGTTGTGCGGTATCTTGGCTGTGAATCCCAAGCATGACTTTCTTTTAAAGCTGCATAGTGATCGCGTCTATCTGGGCTCAGTCGCCGGCAACATGGAAAGCTGGCTTGGAATGCGATCTCTGCGGACACTTGAGCTTCGA CTTCAAGATTCATCCGCTGCGGTGCATCGAGTGGTTGAACAA ATGCCCAATGGCTACGGGCCTGTTTTTTCTATTACCCTAAAGGATGCGACTCTAGCAAAACGACTGCCAAGCAAGCTTCGTCTTTTTCAGCACGCGACGAGTCTTGGGGGTGTTGAAAGTCTGATAGAATGGCGGGCTATGACGAACACTAGCATTGACCAGAGGCTGGTTAGACTGAGCGTTGGCGTTGAAGCGTTGGAGGATCTGACATGGGATTTACAGCAGGGGCTGGAGGCTCTCAGCAAGAAGACGCTGCCGGAGAAATAA